A genomic stretch from Pempheris klunzingeri isolate RE-2024b chromosome 23, fPemKlu1.hap1, whole genome shotgun sequence includes:
- the nfxl1 gene encoding NF-X1-type zinc finger protein NFXL1, whose protein sequence is MEPAWRQQGRGRGRSQEGQGERSRPPQKERERPGAAAGVWGAGRGGTARSATTPEPQHGASVQSKFDEIRKSNQAAAQRLVESRISSSSSDEDEDNGDDGGVDHQDGKRGKILESTFTTYTHQTGGDVSGLVRTGQYVSDLFQSGALTCLICIASVKRTQAVWSCSSCFSLFHLPCIQKWARDSAFLVSSVTDEDFGQKQHPWPCPKCRAEYPPSATPNRYTCYCGKLQDPPADPWLAPHSCGSVCQRELKPTCGHTCLLLCHPGPCPPCPKMVAVSCLCGKAKPLPRRCSNKAWSCQQQCNKLLPCKQHTCTQPCHTECSPCPRVSVQRCVCGGQRAERPCASPQWRCQQVCGSLLSCGNHTCEVVCHDGVCPPCPRSISRSCPCSKTKSSLPCTEEVLPCGDTCDRRLSCGKHTCSMRCHRGSCETCRQEVDKECRCGKHRRLMPCHKEYLCDSKCPKTRSCQRHQCRRKCCPGNCPPCDQSCGRTLGCRNHKCPSGCHPGSCYPCPESVEVRCTCGSTVLAVLCGRERSTKPPRCKETCRCPPTCHHPSREAHRCHPGPCPPCRQLCLLPLNGCSHTCPQACHDLVLVKSQQVQLAGPWEQPSEPAFVKKALPCPPCQVPIPTACLGEHEVSPLPCHRRGRFSCGRACGRPLPCRNHTCSRECHLVTEGNKCEACEEGCSKPRPPGCPHACPRPCHPGNCPPCSQMIRQRCHCKISMLYVECTKWTSAEEQTKVELGSCSNQCPKELSCGHRCKQVCHPGVCEEKCQQKVKLRCPCKRIKKEFPCSQSDQCVQCDDACRDQQRKVSQLKEAEQRAAQEEEQRKLQEELEAFEKRQQRGGRRNKKRGRREEVDEEQGRAGRWWRRCAAIVLVPLGGALLSAAVYYLLTAA, encoded by the exons ATGGAGCCGGCATGGCGACAGCAAGGCAGGGGGCGTGGCCGGAGTCAGGAGGGCCAGGGTGAAAGGTCACGACCCCcgcagaaggagagagagaggccggGGGCGGCTGCAGGAGTGTGGGGGGCCGGGCGAGGAGGGACGGCGAGGTCTGCCACAACACCTGAACCTCAACATG GTGCGTCGGTCCAGTCAAAGTTCGACGAGATCAGGAAGTCGAACCAGGCTGCCGCTCAGCGATTGGTGGAGAGCCGtatcagctcctcctcctcggacgaggacgaggacaaTGGTGACGATGGAGGTGTAGACCATCAGGATGGAAAGAGGGGGAAGATCCTGGAGTCGACCTTCACCACCTACACCCACCAGACAG gtggTGATGTCTCAGGTCTGGTCAGAACCGGTCAGTATGTCAGTGACCTGTTCCAGTCTGGAGCGCTCACCTGTCTGATCTGCATCGCCTCCGTCAAGAGGACCCAGGCG GTGTggagctgctccagctgcttctctctcttccacctGCCCTGTATTCAGAAATGGGCCAGAGACTCGGCCTTCCTCGTCTCCTCTGTCACTGATGAAGACTTTGGTCAGAAGCAGCACCCCTGGCCCTG TCCAAAGTGTCGAGCTGAGTATCCTCCCAGCGCGACGCCCAACAG GTACACGTGTTACTGTGGGAAGCTGCAGGATCCTCCAGCTGACCCCTGGTTGGCTCCTCACTCCTGCGGCTCCGTCTGTCAGAGGGAGCTCAAACCCACCTGTGGACAcacctgtctgctgctctgtcaccCCG ggccCTGCCCCCCCTGTCCAAAGATGGTGGCTGTTTCCTGCTTGTGTGGCAAAGCTAAGCCCCTCCCACGTCGCTGTAGCAACAAG gccTGGTCGTGTCAGCAGCAGTGCAACAAGCTGTTACCCTGCAAACAGCACACCTGTACACAACCGTgtcacacag agtgctCTCCCTGTCCCAGAGTGAGCgttcagaggtgtgtgtgtggtggacagagagcagagaggccgTGTGCCAGCCCTCAGTGGAGATGTCAGCAG gtgTGTGgctccctcctgtcctgtggGAATCACACCTGTGAGGTTGTGTGTCATGATGGCGTCTGTCCTCCGTGTCCTCGCTCCATCAGCCGGTCCTGTCCCTGCAGCAAGacca agtcgTCTCTGCCGTGCACAGAGGAGGTGTTGCCGTGCGGCGACACGTGTGACCGCCGCCTGTCGTGTGGTAAACACACCTGTTCAATGAGGTGTCACCGAGGGAGCTGTGAGACCTGcagacag gaggtGGACAAGGAGTGCCGCTGTGGTAAACACCGGAGGCTGATGCCGTGCCATAAAGAATACCTGTGTGACTCCAAGTGTCCCAAGACCAGGAGCTGCCAGAGACACCAGTGCAGGAGGAAG TGTTGCCCTGGTAACTGTCCTCCTTGTGACCAGAGCTGCGGTCGAACCCTCGGGTGTCGCAACCATAAGTGTCCCTCTGGCTGTCACCCAG GTAGCTGTTATCCCTGTCCGGAGTCGGTGGAGGTCAGGTGTACGTGTGGTTCCACCGTCCTGGCCGTCCTGTGTGGGCGTGAACGCAGCACCAAACCGCCGCGCTGCAAAGAGACCTGCAG gTGTCCTCCTACCTGCCACCACCCGAGCAGGGAGGCCCACCGGTGCCACCCCGGGCCCTGCCCCCCCTGCAGACAGCTCTGCCTGCTGCCACTAAACGGCTGCAGCCACACCTGCCCACAGGCCTGCCACGACCTGGTGCTGGTCAAGTCCCAACAG gTGCAGTTAGCCGGTCCGTGGGAGCAGCCGTCTGAACCGGCGTTTGTGAAGAAAGCTCTGCCCTGTCCTCCGTGTCAAGTGCCAATACCAAc GGCCTGTTTGGGAGAACACGAG GTGAGCCCGCTGCCCTGCCACCGGCGGGGGCGGTTCTCCTGTGGACGAGCCTGTGGACGACCTCTGCCCTGCAGAAACCACACCTGCAGCAGGGAGTGTCACCTGGTTACCGAGGGCAACAAG TGTGAGGCGTGTGAGGAGGGCTGCTCTAAGCCCCGCCCCCCCGGCTGCCCCCACGCCTGCCCCCGCCCCTGTCACCCTGGCAACTGCCCCCCCTGCAGCCAGATGATCCGCCAGCGCTGCCACTGCAAGATCAGCATGCTCTACGTGGAGTGCAC GAAGTGGACGTCAGCTGAGGAACAGACGAAGGTGGAGTTGGGCTCCTGCAGCAACCAGTGTCCTaaagag cTGAGCTGTGGTCATCGCTGTAAGCAGGTGTGTcatccaggtgtgtgtgaggagaaatGTCAGCAGAAGGTGAAGCTCAGATGCCCCTGCAAGAGGATCAAgaag gAGTTCCCGTGCTCTCAGTCCgatcagtgtgttcagtgtgacGACGCCTGTAGAGACCAGCAGAGGAAAGTCAGCCag ctgaaGGAGGcggagcagagagcagctcaggaggaggaacagaggaaaCTTCAG